A genomic segment from Gemmatimonas sp. encodes:
- the uvrA gene encoding excinuclease ABC subunit UvrA, protein MKDRIRIRGARQHNLKGFDLDIPRRAITVVTGVSGSGKSSLAFDTIYAEGQRRYVESLSAYARQFLERMEKPAVDSIEGLSPAVAIEQKNPTRTSRSTVGTATEIYDYLRLLWARVGHTFCRVCGRELRPDTVQTVTDAAMALPDGTRFMVACPLIRSSEVTHAVIAENLRARGLVRVALGERIVHLDDVDAEGIDLAAAGDVQIVIDRLRVEASARGRIADAVQTSFNEGDGDTVLLFPEPVLPPEALRASTGNKPVSRLAFTERFECPNDGTRAPTPTPQLFSFNNPRGACPTCNGFGATLDYDEALIVPNQERSVRDGAIDPWTAPRYEKQRRTVVEFARTLGVSPDAPWKTLPAKAREQLLRSKSLAYTGIFPFLEALEEKRYKQYIRIFLRKYQSARACRDCGGSKLQPDAMAVRIQDRTIADVTQMPVRDLHAWLDTLLLSPSEMQIAEAVLREARSRTRFLSDVGLTYLTLDRATRTLSGGEAQRITLSNALGAALVDATYVLDEPSIGLHPRDLDKLLALLMRLRDHGNTVIMVEHDLEAMRIADYMVELGPHAGEHGGEVVFAGPIAEITNSPLTGQYLTGARTIPLPAKRRAVGPRWLDLKGASANNVNRVDVRFPLGAMTVVTGVSGSGKSTLVHDILFHAVEARLHGEHSAKEHLGETVGTFTSLSGEEFLDDVVLVDQSPIGKSPRSNPVTYVKAYDEVRKLFAEMPLSKTRGYGPGHFSFNVAGGRCEQCEGAGAIEVEMVFMADVFVPCDACGGKRFKPDVLEVRVRGRNIADVLELTVDEAIKFFPREDKLAQALWHVQQVGLGYLRLGQPATTLSGGEAQRLKIARELALTARGGARKLYVLDEPTTGLHLEDIRKLAQVFERLLDQGHTLVLIEHNLDVIKLADWIVDMGPDGGDGGGHLVAMGRPEEIVQVAASHTGRWLKTVLPA, encoded by the coding sequence ATGAAGGATCGCATTCGTATCCGTGGCGCCCGCCAGCACAACCTGAAGGGCTTTGACCTCGACATTCCGCGACGGGCCATCACCGTCGTGACCGGCGTGTCGGGCTCGGGCAAGTCGTCGCTCGCGTTCGACACGATTTACGCGGAAGGTCAGCGACGCTACGTGGAGTCGCTGTCGGCGTATGCGCGACAGTTCCTGGAGCGAATGGAGAAGCCGGCCGTCGATTCCATCGAGGGGCTTTCTCCAGCCGTGGCCATCGAGCAGAAGAACCCCACACGGACGTCGCGGTCGACGGTGGGCACCGCGACCGAGATTTACGATTACCTGCGCCTGCTCTGGGCGCGCGTGGGGCACACCTTCTGCCGTGTGTGCGGCCGCGAGCTGCGTCCCGATACGGTGCAAACAGTCACCGACGCGGCCATGGCGCTCCCCGATGGGACGCGCTTTATGGTGGCGTGTCCGTTGATCCGCTCCAGCGAGGTGACCCACGCGGTGATCGCCGAGAACCTGCGGGCGCGCGGCCTGGTGCGCGTGGCGCTCGGCGAGCGCATCGTACATTTGGACGATGTGGACGCCGAAGGAATCGACCTGGCGGCCGCCGGCGACGTGCAGATCGTGATCGACCGGTTGCGGGTGGAGGCGTCGGCCCGTGGTCGCATCGCCGACGCCGTGCAGACATCGTTCAACGAAGGCGACGGTGACACGGTGTTGCTCTTCCCTGAGCCGGTGCTACCGCCGGAAGCCCTGCGGGCGAGCACGGGCAACAAGCCGGTGTCTCGCTTGGCGTTCACCGAGCGCTTTGAGTGCCCGAACGACGGCACACGCGCGCCGACGCCAACGCCTCAGCTGTTCTCGTTCAATAATCCGCGCGGCGCCTGCCCCACGTGCAACGGATTCGGCGCCACGCTCGATTACGACGAAGCGCTGATTGTGCCGAATCAGGAGCGCTCAGTGCGCGACGGCGCCATCGATCCGTGGACCGCCCCTCGTTACGAGAAGCAACGTCGGACGGTCGTGGAGTTTGCGCGAACGCTCGGCGTGTCGCCCGATGCCCCGTGGAAGACCTTGCCGGCGAAAGCGCGTGAACAACTGTTACGGTCGAAGTCGCTCGCGTACACGGGCATCTTTCCGTTTCTGGAGGCGCTCGAAGAGAAGCGCTACAAGCAGTACATCCGCATTTTCCTGCGGAAGTATCAGAGTGCGCGCGCGTGCCGCGATTGCGGTGGTAGCAAGCTGCAGCCCGACGCGATGGCGGTACGCATTCAGGATCGCACGATCGCCGATGTCACGCAGATGCCGGTGCGCGATCTGCACGCGTGGCTCGACACGTTGCTGCTGTCTCCCAGCGAGATGCAGATCGCCGAGGCCGTGCTGCGCGAGGCGCGCAGTCGTACGCGATTTTTATCGGATGTCGGGCTCACCTATCTCACCCTCGACCGCGCCACGCGCACGTTGTCGGGCGGCGAGGCCCAGCGTATCACGCTGTCGAATGCGCTGGGAGCGGCGCTGGTGGATGCGACGTATGTGCTGGATGAACCGAGTATCGGACTGCATCCGCGCGACCTCGACAAACTGCTCGCGCTCTTGATGCGGCTGCGTGATCACGGCAACACCGTGATCATGGTGGAACACGATCTCGAAGCGATGCGCATCGCCGACTACATGGTGGAGCTTGGCCCCCACGCCGGAGAGCATGGCGGCGAGGTGGTGTTCGCCGGACCGATCGCCGAGATCACGAACAGTCCGCTCACCGGGCAGTATCTCACGGGCGCGCGCACGATTCCGTTGCCCGCCAAGCGACGGGCGGTGGGGCCGCGCTGGCTCGACCTCAAGGGGGCGAGCGCGAACAACGTGAATCGCGTGGACGTGCGCTTCCCGCTCGGTGCGATGACGGTGGTGACCGGGGTATCGGGGTCGGGCAAGAGCACGCTGGTGCACGACATTCTCTTTCATGCCGTCGAAGCGCGGCTGCACGGCGAGCACTCGGCCAAGGAACATCTGGGCGAGACCGTGGGCACGTTCACGTCGTTGTCGGGTGAGGAGTTTCTCGATGACGTGGTACTGGTGGATCAGAGCCCGATCGGGAAGTCGCCGCGGTCGAACCCGGTCACGTATGTGAAAGCGTACGACGAAGTCCGGAAGCTGTTCGCCGAGATGCCGTTGTCGAAAACGCGCGGCTACGGACCGGGGCACTTCTCGTTCAACGTGGCTGGTGGGCGGTGCGAGCAGTGTGAAGGCGCGGGGGCGATCGAAGTGGAGATGGTGTTCATGGCCGACGTCTTCGTGCCGTGTGATGCCTGTGGCGGCAAGCGCTTCAAACCCGACGTGCTCGAGGTACGGGTGCGCGGCCGCAACATCGCCGACGTGCTCGAGCTCACGGTGGACGAGGCAATCAAGTTCTTCCCGCGTGAGGACAAACTGGCGCAGGCACTCTGGCACGTCCAGCAGGTCGGGCTGGGCTACCTACGTCTGGGGCAGCCGGCCACCACACTCTCGGGCGGCGAGGCGCAGCGCCTCAAGATTGCCCGGGAACTCGCCCTGACGGCCCGCGGCGGTGCCCGGAAGCTGTACGTGCTGGATGAACCGACCACCGGCCTGCATCTCGAGGATATCCGCAAACTGGCGCAGGTCTTTGAGCGGCTGCTGGATCAAGGGCACACGCTGGTGCTCATCGAACACAACCTCGATGTCATCAAGTTGGCCGACTGGATCGTGGACATGGGCCCGGACGGCGGCGACGGCGGCGGGCACCTGGTGGCGATGGGGCGGCCGGAAGAGATCGTACAGGTCGCTGCGTCGCACACGGGGCGGTGGCTCAAGACGGTGTTGCCCGCTTGA
- a CDS encoding GspH/FimT family pseudopilin — protein MTSRVPLRRRLGFTMIEVLLVVGVAAIMFAMVVPRMTTIKTSTSLRAARQELTAAFAAARAAALQKGKTSTLTIDGSSARVSVQSGLNGNVVSVFGPIKLDTEFGVGLTALSGSPVTLNFDARGMLTPTPATNLKYKLSISSSSDTLCISPAGIIMPKGCQL, from the coding sequence ATGACCTCTCGCGTTCCGCTCCGCCGTCGGCTGGGCTTCACCATGATCGAGGTACTCCTCGTCGTGGGAGTCGCCGCCATCATGTTCGCGATGGTCGTGCCTCGCATGACGACCATCAAGACCAGTACGTCGTTGCGCGCCGCCCGTCAGGAGCTCACTGCGGCCTTCGCCGCCGCGCGCGCCGCTGCCCTGCAGAAGGGCAAGACCTCGACGCTCACGATCGACGGCTCCTCGGCCCGCGTCTCGGTACAGAGCGGGCTGAATGGCAACGTGGTAAGCGTCTTCGGTCCGATCAAACTCGATACCGAGTTCGGCGTCGGGCTGACGGCGCTGTCCGGCTCCCCGGTCACGCTCAACTTCGATGCGCGCGGCATGCTGACGCCGACGCCGGCGACAAATCTCAAATACAAGCTCAGCATTTCGTCGTCGTCGGACACGCTGTGTATCAGTCCGGCCGGGATCATCATGCCCAAGGGGTGTCAGCTATGA
- a CDS encoding prepilin-type N-terminal cleavage/methylation domain-containing protein, with product MPRLTSMRRRGFTMVEMLVTMTILSVVGIIVSRLMMGQQRFYQRTNEQMGMRRELRSAMNLVPADLRSISSSGGDLTTFNSTSLTFRAVLGASAVCARPSNSALDLPPLNMARNTVTSWYTTPQAGDTVWAFNDSLSRGAEDDVWVPLRITAVSQSAALCPLSPFIDAVLDIGKPRFRVTVSPNLPDSIKVGSAVRFTRSARFQLTAQSSGRYYLTRAEYVGGAWQGATAVSGPYEPPSSSNGGIRFSYFDSLGLAVTNPALGRDVARIDMILRAKGANSSGGVGSSSTSNTDSLAFRIALRNRQ from the coding sequence ATGCCGCGATTGACCTCCATGCGCCGCCGGGGCTTCACAATGGTCGAGATGCTGGTCACGATGACCATCCTCTCGGTCGTGGGCATCATCGTGTCGCGTCTCATGATGGGACAGCAGCGCTTCTATCAGCGCACGAATGAGCAGATGGGGATGCGCCGCGAGCTGCGATCGGCGATGAACCTGGTGCCGGCCGACTTGCGGTCGATCTCGTCGTCGGGCGGCGACTTGACCACCTTCAATTCCACGTCGTTGACGTTTCGCGCGGTGCTGGGGGCATCCGCCGTATGCGCGCGTCCGTCGAACAGCGCACTCGACCTGCCGCCGCTCAACATGGCGCGCAATACCGTCACGAGCTGGTATACCACCCCGCAGGCGGGTGACACGGTGTGGGCGTTCAACGACAGCTTGTCACGTGGTGCCGAAGACGACGTGTGGGTGCCGCTGCGGATCACCGCCGTGTCACAGAGTGCAGCGCTCTGCCCCCTCTCCCCATTCATTGATGCCGTGCTCGACATCGGCAAGCCCAGATTTCGGGTGACGGTCTCGCCGAACCTGCCCGATTCGATCAAAGTCGGATCAGCGGTTCGGTTCACGCGCAGCGCACGCTTCCAACTCACCGCACAGAGCAGCGGGCGGTACTACCTCACGCGGGCCGAGTACGTAGGCGGGGCGTGGCAAGGGGCCACGGCGGTGAGTGGACCATACGAGCCGCCGAGTAGTTCGAACGGCGGGATTCGTTTCTCATATTTCGATAGTCTCGGCCTCGCCGTTACGAATCCCGCGTTGGGCCGCGACGTGGCGCGCATCGACATGATCCTGCGCGCCAAGGGCGCGAACAGCTCCGGCGGTGTGGGGAGCAGCAGCACCAGCAACACCGACTCACTCGCCTTTCGCATCGCCCTGAGGAACCGTCAATGA